In Phragmites australis chromosome 16, lpPhrAust1.1, whole genome shotgun sequence, one DNA window encodes the following:
- the LOC133895080 gene encoding uncharacterized protein LOC133895080 — protein MYPDYIFRRRFRMKRDLYLRIVEAVADRDPWFQQRRNAAGELGLSALQKVTAAFRMLSYDAPADSLDECLRLGESTIIESMRRFVRAVVGVFGDEYLRSPNEEDTARLIATNERRGFPGMLGSIDCMHWRWKNCPTAWSGSFTGHVNSPTIILEAVASQDLWIWHAFFGMPGSLNDINVLHRSHLLDNLAAGVAPQMESIWNGPHL, from the exons ATGTACCCCGATTACATATTCCGGCGTAG GTTCAGGATGAAACGTGACCTGTACCTCAGAATCGTGGAGGCAGTTGCGGACCGTGACCCGTGGTTCCAACAGAGGAGGAACGCGGCAGGGGAGCTCGGACTGTCGGCGTTGCAAAAAGTCACTGCGGCGTTTCGTATGCTATCATACGATGCTCCTGCGGATTCGCTGGATGAGTGCCTCCGACTCGGAGAGTCCACCATCATTGAGAGCATGAGGCGGTTTGTTCGGGCCGTCGTCGGGGTGTTTGGCGATGAGTACCTCCGTTCTCCGAACGAGGAGGACACCGCTCGCTTGATTGCTACAAACGAGCGAAGAGGGTTCCCGGGGATGCTGGGAAGCATCGATTGtatgcattggaggtggaagaatTGTCCGACAGCCTGGTCGGGTTCTTTCACCGGCCACGTCAACTCTCCGACGATCATACTAGAGGCGGTGGCGTCGCAGGACCtgtggatttggcatgccttctttggAATGCCGGGGTCGCTGAACGACATCAACGTTCTGCACCGCTCGCATCTCCTCGACAACCTTGCCGCTGGTGTGGCACCACAG ATGGAATCTATCTGGAATGGGCCACATTTGTGA